A region from the Lolium perenne isolate Kyuss_39 chromosome 4, Kyuss_2.0, whole genome shotgun sequence genome encodes:
- the LOC127349289 gene encoding obtusifoliol 14-alpha demethylase-like, with protein sequence MDMARGAMCCAIAIIAIMAVVTKFAKTRPMYTRRPPPVVNGIAILKLLPKLFTTDLQAIMYDLHEKYGSVFTISLFGPKVTVLIGPEVLTHFFQGPELEISRGNTFDFTVPMFGQGVLYGTDAATRNEQIRFFIEALKPSKLRSHVDPMLQEVEDYFSKWGDDGIVDLKQEFQKILMFIASRCLLGKEVREKMFDEVYALWKDIKNAVNLFSALFPYVPVPVNKRRDRARVELTKILSATARSRKSSNQVEEDTLQKLVDSTYKDGRSTSEEEVTGLIIALLFAGESTSSGTSTWIGACLLSNVKWLTAATEEQRHIIRKYKGRIDYSVLLEMDTLHNCIKETLRMHSAAQVLMRKAHKQFSVHTKEGKEYEIPAGRTILSPIMINNNIPSIFKDPHVYDPDRFGPNRQEDKVCGKFSYTSFGCGRFACIGESFAYLQMKVIWSHLLRNFELKLISPYPKTDWSKLSVEPKGKVMVSYKRRGYLAPSL encoded by the exons ATGGACATGGCGAGAGGTGCAATGTGCTGTGCCATAGCTATTATTGCCATCATGGCAGTGGTCACCAAATTTGCAAAAACTAGACCTATGTACACTAGAAGACCTCCACCGGTCGTCAATGGCATTGCAATCCTGAAACTTCTGCCTAAGCTTTTCACAACAGATCTACAAGCTATAATGTATGATCTACATGAAAAGTATGGTAGTGTTTTCACAATAAGTTTGTTTGGACCAAAGGTAACTGTCCTGATTGGACCAGAGGTCTTAACACATTTTTTTCAAGGGCCGGAGTTGGAGATTAGCCGTGGAAATACATTTGATTTTACTGTACCTATGTTTGGCCAAGGTGTTCTCTATGGCACAGATGCTGCCACTAGAAATGAGCAGATCCGTTTCTTTATAGAAGCATTAAAGCCATCCAAATTGAGGAGCCATGTTGATCCCATGCTCCAAGAAGTGGAG GATTACTTTTCAAAATGGGGAGACGACGGCATAGTTGATCTTAAACAAGAATTTCAGAAGATTCTAATGTTTATCGCCAGTCGATGCCTACTAGGGAAAGAGGTTCGAGAGAAGATGTTTGATGAGGTCTATGCATTGTGGAAAGATATTAAGAATGCCGTGAACTTGTTCAGTGCCTTGTTCCCATATGTCCCAGTTCCTGTAAACAAGCGACGTGACAGGGCACGTGTGGAGCTCACTAAAATATTGTCCGCAACCGCTAGGTCACGTAAGAGCTCCAACCAAGTCGAGGAGGATACTCTGCAAAAATTGGTTGATTCCACGTACAAGGATGGTCGCTCCACCTCAGAAGAAGAGGTCACTGGCTTGATCATTGCCTTGCTTTTTGCTGGAGAAAGCACCAGTTCTGGAACTAGCACATGGATTGGAGCTTGTCTTCTAAGCAATGTGAAGTGGTTGACTGCTGCCACCGAGGAGCAAAGGCATATCATTAGGAAATACAAGGGCCGAATAGACTACAGTGTCTTGCTAGAGATGGATACCCTACATAACTGTATCAAGGAGACATTGCGGATGCACTCTGCAGCACAAGTGTTAATGAGGAAGGCACACAAGCAATTCAGCGTGCATACGAAAGAAGGAAAAGAGTATGAAATTCCAGCCGGGCGTACAATTTTAAGTCCCATAATGATCAACAACAACATTCCTAGCATCTTCAAGGACCCTCATGTCTATGATCCAGATAGGTTTGGTCCTAACAGACAGGAGGATAAGGTTTGTGGCAAGTTCTCTTACACTTCGTTTGGATGTGGAAGGTTCGCTTGTATTGGTGAGTCTTTTGCCTACCTGCAAATGAAAGTCATTTGGAGTCATTTGCTAAGGAACTTTGAGCTCAAACTTATATCTCCTTACCCCAAGACTGACTGGAGCAAGCTTTCAGTGGAGCCTAAAGGGAAAGTGATGGTTAGTTACAAGAGGCGTGGCTACCTAGCTCCTAGTTTGTAA
- the LOC127297461 gene encoding formyltetrahydrofolate deformylase 2, mitochondrial, which translates to MLSLARRPLSAAVPAGNLLGIHLFQCPDAVGIVAKLSDCIASRGGNIHSVDVFVPDDKPVFYSRSEFTYNPRLWPRDALHADFLHLSNCFDAQRSTVRVPDIDPKYKIAVLASKQDHCLFDLLHRWQEGRLPVDINCVISNHDRPTDNHVRRFLQRHEIPYHYLPTTSGNKREQEILELIEGTDFAVLARYMQVMSESFIKAYGKDIINIHHGLLPSFKGGSPSRQAFNAGVKLIGATSHFVTPELDAGPIIEQMVERVSHRDTLQSFVVKSENLEKQCLAEAIKSYCELRVLPYELMKTVVF; encoded by the exons ATGCTCTCCCTCGCCCGCCGCCCGCTCTCCGCCGCCGTCCCTGCCGGAAACCTCCTCGGCATCCACCTCTTCCAGTGCCCC GACGCGGTAGGCATCGTGGCCAAGCTGTCCGACTGCATCGCCTCCCGCGGCGGCAACATACACAGCGTCGACGTCTTCGTCCCTGACGACAAGCCCGTCTTCTACTCCCGCAG CGAGTTCACCTACAACCCAAGGCTCTGGCCACGCGACGCTCTTCACGCCGACTTCCTCCACCTCTCAAACTGCTTCGATGCACAGCGATCTACTGTGCGGGTGCCTGACATCGACCCCAAATACAAGATTGCCGTCCTCGCTTCGAAGCAG GATCATTGTTTGTTTGACTTGCTGCATAGATGGCAAGAGGGCAGGCTCCCAGTTGACATTAACTGCGTCATAAG CAACCACGATCGACCTACGGATAACCACGTAAGGCGTTTTCTTCAGAGACACGAAATTCCCTATCACTACTTACCAACAACTTCTGGGAATAAACGGGAGCAAGAGATATTAGAATTGATTGAGGGTACAGATTTTGCTGTGCTCGCAAGATATATGCAG GTAATGTCTGAAAGCTTTATCAAGGCATATGGTAAAGATATTATTAATATTCACCATGGACTTCTTCCTTCCTTCAAAGGAGGGAGTCCTTCTAGACAG GCCTTCAATGCTGGGGTGAAGTTGATTGGTGCAACTAGCCATTTTGTCACTCCAGAACTTGATGCTGGGCCAATCATTGAGCAAATG GTTGAACGCGTTTCGCACAGAGACACATTGCAGAGCTTTGTTGTGAAGTCCGAGAACCTTGAGAAACAGTGCCTAGCAGAAGCTATCAAGTCATACTGCGAGCTCCGCGTGCTACCATATGAACTGATGAAGACTGttgtattttga
- the LOC127297462 gene encoding small ribosomal subunit protein uS7-like has protein sequence MAAVEPAPGGDVKLFNRWTFEDVQVNDISLNDYLAVTATKHYTFLPHSAGRYSAKRFRKAQCPIIERLTNSLMMHGRNNGKKIMAVRIIKHTMEIIHLLTDLNPIQVIVDAIINSGPREDATRIGSAGVVRRQAVDISPLRRVNQAIYLLTTGARESAFRNIKTIAECLADELINAAKGSSNSYAIKKKDEIERVAKANR, from the exons ATGGCGGCCGTGGAGCCAGCCCCCGGAGGCGACGTGAAGCTCTTCAACCGCTGGACCTTCGAGGATGTCCAG GTGAACGACATCTCGCTCAACGACTACCTGGCGGTGACGGCGACGAAGCACTACACCTTCCTGCCGCACTCGGCGGGGCGCTACTCGGCCAAGCGCTTCCGCAAGGCGCAGTGCCCCATCATCGAGCGCCTCACCAACTCGCTCATGATGCACGGACGCAACAACGGAAAGAAGATCATGGCAGTGCGCATCATCAAGCACACCATGGAGATCATACACCTACTCACCGACTTGAACCCCATCCAGGTCATTGTAGACGCAATCATCAACAG CGGGCCCCGTGAGGATGCCACCCGTATTGGTTCTGCCGGTGTTGTGAGGAGGCAGGCCGTGGATATCTCCCCCCTGAGGAGGGTGAACCAGGCCATCTACCTGCTCACCACTGGTGCCAGGGAGAGCGCCTTCAGGAACATCAAGACCATCGCCGAGTGCCTCGCCGATGAGTTGATCAACGCCGCCAAGGGCTCATCCAACAG CTATGCCATCAAGAAGAAGGATGAGATTGAGCGTGTTGCCAAGGCGAACCGTTAA
- the LOC127297460 gene encoding uncharacterized protein: protein MTMERAWEGRVDMRSSGLLAIHSMVDQGLLSTEAVPPPQTPMEPMEYLSRSWSVSAEEISKALLLKGGSKRSFFAADHLLQQTTEASHALVIPAASSHQIRQQHLDATTNSISPHRHSNPATKWLFQHKETAGRAKHGWKEKARADRAQVHAMVSVAQVSAAVAAVTAATCCDSQDAKIAAAMASATKLLASHCAEAAQLAGAGHEQVSSAVRSAVGAASPGDLMTLTAAAATALRGAATLKKRVQRETRSNASVLPYEKAPSWSPDIWCKEGKLLKRTRKGDLHKRGVSIYINKRSQVILKLKSKHIGGAISKNSKSVVYGVYSEPPEWTEPGKGSLETCCFGLSTAQGLVEFKCESSTSKQSWVHGVQNLLHQVDVADQVLLYLERWWECGTNSMQYFLIILIAYQTPNC, encoded by the exons ATGACCATGGAGAGAGCTTGGGAGGGACGAGTGGACATGCGCAGCTCTGGTCTTCTCGCCATTCACAGCATGGTTGACCAAGGGCTTCTATCGACGGAGGCGGTACCTCCACCGCAGACTCCTATGGAGCCGATGGAGTACCTGTCCAGGTCATGGAGCGTGTCGGCGGAGGAGATATCCAAGGCCCTGCTGCTCAAAGGGGGCAGCAAGAGGAGCTTCTTTGCCGCAGACCATCTTCTGCAGCAGACTACGGAGGCCTCCCACGCTCTCGTCATCCCCGCCGCTTCCAGCCATCAGATTCGGCAGCAACAT CTAGACGCAACGACAAACTCCATCAGCCCCCACCGCCACTCGAACCCGGCAACCAAATGGCTCTTCCAGCACAAGGAAACCGCAGGCCGGGCCAAACACGGCTGGAAAGAGAAGGCGCGTGCCGACAGGGCCCAGGTGCACGCCATGGTATCTGTGGCCCAGGTGTCCGCCGCGGTCGCCGCCGTTACTGCAGCCACCTGTTGTGACAGCCAGGACGCCAAGATAGCTGCAGCCATGGCGTCGGCCACCAAGCTACTGGCTTCACACTGTGCTGAGGCAGCGCAGCTTGCTGGGGCAGGTCACGAACAGGTGTCCTCTGCTGTCCGGTCCGCGGTCGGTGCCGCGAGTCCGGGTGATCTCATGACCCTCACAGCGGCCGCAGCGACTG CTTTGAGAGGAGCAGCAACGCTGAAGAAGAGGGTTCAGCGTGAGACGAGAAGCAATGCGAGTGTCCTTCCTTATGAGAAGGCCCCTTCCTGGAGTCCTGATATCTGGTGCAAGGAAGGGAAGCTGCTGAAGCGCACAAGAAAAG GTGATTTACACAAGAGAGGAGTGTCAATCTACATCAACAAGAGGTCACAG GTCATACTGAAGCTGAAGAGTAAACACATTGGAGGTGCAATATCGAAAAACAGTAAAA GTGTGGTTTATGGGGTATACAGTGAGCCCCCAGAGTGGACCGAGCCAGGGAAAGGTTCACTAGAGACATGCTGCTTTGGCTTGAGCACGGCACAGGGCCTGGTTGAATTTAAGTGTGAGAGCAGCACCAGTAAACAGAGTTGGGTTCATGGCGTTCAAAATCTGCTCCATCAGGTTGATGTAGCGGATCAG GTACTTTTGTACTTGGAAAGATGGTGGGAGTGTGGGACAAATAGTATGCAATATTTCTTGATTATTCTCATAGCTTATCAGACACCTAATTGCTAA